Proteins from one Primulina huaijiensis isolate GDHJ02 chromosome 18, ASM1229523v2, whole genome shotgun sequence genomic window:
- the LOC140963902 gene encoding uncharacterized protein → MEELRVSDLMSSDPQQWVIALLHELFNDRDVKAILQIPLQETNCPDSWVCHYSKTGKYTVKSGYWVGLETSSLSEENGVAGEWGKIWNLQVLPKVKHFLWRATRKCLPVRASLQRKGIQVPLTCIQCGGDIENTWHIFLTCPVAQSCWSETQFVSSINSCSSQVESFVEFIFMMLNSLTTKEMGKVVMILWSLWRQRNEKLWNNQQNTPTHVVHFALQNLYDWLQAKEQKKVLHPNSNSVDTSYKRWHKPPASFLKCNTDAALFTSSNRFGLSGVLRDENGEFIACRLQHNAGNPVVKECEALALLHAIT, encoded by the coding sequence ATGGAAGAGCTGAGAGTATCGGATTTGATGAGTTCAGACCCTCAACAATGGGTTATAGCATTATTACATGAATTGTTTAATGACAGAGATGTCAAAGCAATATTGCAAATTCCGTTGCAGGAGACCAACTGTCCAGATTCTTGGGTATGCCATTATAGCAAGACTGGGAAGTATACTGTTAAGTCGGGTTATTGGGTTGGCTTGGAGACTAGCTCTTTGAGTGAGGAAAATGGAGTGGCAGGAGAATGGGGGAAGATTTGGAATTTACAAGTCCTACCTAAAGTAAAACACTTTTTATGGAGAGCAACCAGAAAATGTCTCCCGGTTCGAGCAAGTCTTCAACGTAAAGGTATTCAAGTTCCTCTTACATGCATTCAGTGTGGGGGTGATATTGAGAATACCTGGCATATATTTCTTACATGTCCAGTTGCCCAAAGCTGTTGGAGTGAAACCCAATTTGTGTCAAGTATAAACTCCTGCTCATCTCAAGTTGAAAGCTTTGTAGAATTCATATTTATGATGCTGAACTCGCTAACTACAAAAGAAATGGGCAAGGTTGTTATGATTTTATGGAGCTTATGGAGACAACGGAATGAAAAATTGTGGAATAATCAACAGAACACACCTACACATGTGGTGCATTTTGCACTACAGAATTTATATGATTGGTTGCAAGCAAAGGAACAAAAGAAAGTATTACATCCCAACTCCAACAGTGTTGATACCAGCTACAAGAGATGGCATAAACCTCCTGCTTCCTTCCTAAAGTGCAATACAGATGCGGCTTTGTTCACTTCGAGCAACAGGTTTGGACTTAGTGGTGTGCTGCGTGACGAAAATGGAGAGTTTATAGCATGCCGACTGCAACACAACGCCGGAAATCCTGTTGTCAAGGAATGTGAAGCTCTTGCGCTACTCCATGCTATTACCTAG
- the LOC140964911 gene encoding uncharacterized protein yields MLFYTKPWPIITHLLLFFFVLVHAIPSIIPLNGTCHDKCGNISVKFPFGSSFGCGHPAFARYVKCSSSGTLEFSTGTSIYSISSIDYSSKILTISDPFMSTCSSMQNSGSFILDHASPFTVTEDNMFVLMGCSSTSPIFDQNTDFCNTGSVLNLCKGLYSCQEVTGIGLEPNAPISTCCVYDPTIVLGSRNDLDLPKLQCSSYSGVYGFGGDEGDPMKWQYGILLQYNDSYFSSGCKNCEDSGGFCGFSGVKEPFACICQNGRKSPINCYGRGYGWSGTWRHKIQTKLSIGGFLFLLSISFI; encoded by the exons ATGTTGTTTTACACGAAACCATGGCCAATCATTACTCATTTGCTCTTGTTCTTCTTCGTCTTAGTACATGCTATTCCTAGCATCATCCCCCTGAATGGCACTTGCCATGACAAGTGTGGCAACATCTCGGTGAAATTCCCCTTTGGTTCCAGTTTTGGCTGTGGACACCCTGCGTTTGCCAGATACGTCAAGTGTAGTAGTTCAGGGACTCTCGAGTTCTCTACTGGCACCAGCATTTACTCGATATCTTCAATAGACTACTCAAGTAAAATTCTTACAATATCCGACCCTTTCATGTCTACTTGTTCATCAATGCAGAACTCCGGAAGCTTTATCTTGGATCATGCCAGCCCATTTACCGTAACGGAAGATAACATGTTTGTTCTAATGGGATGTTCCAGTACTTCTCCTATTTTTGATCAAAATACGGATTTCTGTAATACAGGTTCCGTTTTGAATCTGTGCAAGGGGTTGTATTCGTGCCAAGAGGTGACGGGGATTGGTCTCGAACCAAATGCACCCATATCCACTTGCTGTGTGTATGATCCAACTATTGTTCTTGGTTCCAGAAATGATCTGGATCTTCCTAAGCTCCAGTGTTCGTCATATTCTGGAGTATATGGTTTTGGAGGAGACGAGGGCGATCCGATGAAATGGCAATATGGGATTTTGTTGCAGTATAATGACTCTTATTTCAGCAGTGGATGCAAGAACTGTGAGGATAGTGGAGGGTTCTGTGGGTTCTCTGGTGTGAAAGAGCCCTTTGCTTGCATTTGCCAGAATGGAAGAAAATCCCCCATAAATTGTTATGGCAGAG GATATGGTTGGAGTGGGACTTGGAGACACAAAATTCAAACCAAGTTAAGTATTGGAG GATTCTTGTTTTTGCTGTCGATCTCTTTCATTTGA